In Eretmochelys imbricata isolate rEreImb1 chromosome 18, rEreImb1.hap1, whole genome shotgun sequence, one genomic interval encodes:
- the LOC144276841 gene encoding protein-arginine deiminase type-3-like: protein MSQQRTIRLSLQQHTSMVYVLGTEISIDIQGSAPKDATSFDVRGTPGVDIYIVHNPEVAKVPTCVPRWPLDAGVEVVVTMKAPSNTVNDNKVRISYYGQDGGPPMHTAMLYLTCVDISLDADTTRSGAVKRKTTDMREWTWGPDGQGAILLVNCDRDDPKSSDMDNMDFCVRSYADLQDMSCMILRTQGPDAIFDDHKLVLHVSVSDAYKVGVFHARGDDVLHQYEHVLGSDELSYIVDRPSGQEQDTFYVEGFAFPDADFSGLVSFHVTLLDAPVENLPETPIFTDTVVFHMAPWIMTPNTQRPLEVFVCSVSDNADFVEAVSELARKAHCKLTICPEVENRSDRWIQDEMEFGYVQAPHKTFPVVFDSPRDQELQDFPFKSILGPDFGYVTREPYNERVSSLDSFGNLEVSPPVTVKGKEYPLGRILIGSSFPRVGGRRMTRAVRDFLYAQKVQAPVELYSDWLFVGHVDEFLSFVPAPGRQDFRLLLASPSACYKLFKEKQEEGYGEARMFEELETVTTTTIDEILANETLRQENDYVQSCIDWNRDILKRELGLSEKDIIDLPQLFTVINKEATAFFPDMVNMIVLGKHLGIPKPFGPIIDGRCCLEENVRSLLEPLGLTCTFINDFFSYHTLSGEIHCGTNVRRKPFSFKWWNMIP, encoded by the exons ATCAGCCCCGAAGGACGCCACGTCGTTCGATGTCCGTGGCACCCCTGGTGTTGACATCTATATTGTCCACAACCCTGAGGTTGCCAAGGTACCAACGTGCGTGCCCAGATGGCCCCTGGAtgctggggtggaggtggtggtgaCTATGAAGGCGCCAAGCAACACTGTCAATGATAACAAG GTTAGGATTTCATACTATGGGCAAGATGGGGGGCCTCCTATGCACACAGCCATGCTCTACCTTACCTGTGTTG ACATCTCCCTGGATGCTGATACAACTCGCAGTGGGGCGGTGAAGAGAAAAACAACAGATATG AGAGAGTGGACGTGGGGCCCAGATGGGCAAGGAGCTATCCTGCTAGTGAACTGTGATAGGGATGACCCAAAGTCCTCGGATATGGACAACATGGATTTCTGTGTGCGATCGTATGCAG ACCTTCAGGACATGTCCTGTATGATCTTGAGAACTCAAGGCCCTGATGCAATCTTTGATGACCACAAGCTGGTTCTTCACGTTTCCGTGTCAGACGCATACAAAGTGGGAGTTTTCCACGCTCGGG GTGATGACGTTCTCCACCAGTATGAGCACGTGCTGGGGTCAGATGAGCTCTCCTACATAGTGGATCGTCCCAGCGGACAAGAACAGGACACCTTCTACGTGGAGGGATTTGCCTTCCCGGACGCTGACTTCTCAGGGCTGGTGTCCTTCCATGTCACGCTGCTGGATGCCCCAGTTGAG aaTCTTCCCGAGACCCCGATTTTCACAGACACGGTGGTTTTCCACATGGCTCCCTGGATAATGACCCCCAACACTCAGCGGCCTCTGGAGGTCTTTGTCTGCAG TGTGAGCGACAACGCCGACTTTGTGGAAGCCGTGAGCGAACTCGCCAGGAAAGCCCACTGCAAGCTGACCATCTGCCCGGAGGTGGAGAACCGCAGCGACCGCTGGATCCAG GACGAGATGGAGTTTGGCTATGTGCAGGCTCCCCATAAAACGTTTCCCGTGGTCTTCGACTCACCCAGGGACCAAGAGCTGCAGGACTTCCCTTTTAAGAGCATTTTG GGCCCCGATTTTGGCTACGTGACCCGAGAACCTTATAATGAAAGAGTCTCCAGCCTCGACTCTTTTGGGAACCTGGAAGTCAGCCCTCCAGTGACCGTCAAAGGGAAGGAGTATCCACTGGGAAGGATCCTCATTGGCAGCAGCTTCCCCAG GGTTGGCGGCAGGAGGATGACAAGGGCCGTCAGGGACTTCCTCTATGCCCAGAAAGTGCAGGCCCCTGTGGAGCTCTACTCTGACTGGTTGTTTGTGGGTCACGTGGATGAATTCCTGAGCTTTGTCCCAGCCCCGGGCAGACAG GATTTTCGGCTGCTCTTAGCCAGCCCCAGTGCCTGTTACAAGCTCTTCAAAGAGAAGCAGGAAGAGGGCTATGGAGAAGCCAGGATGTTTGAAG AGTTAGAGACAGTCACCACAACAACAATAGATGAGATTCTGGCCAATGAAACCCTGAGGCAGGAGAACGACTATGTTCAG AGCTGCATCGACTGGAACAGAGACATCCTGAAACGGGAGCTGGGCCTGAGCGAGAAAGACATCATTGACCTCCCCCAGCTCTTCACCGTAATCAACAAGGAAGCCACTGCTTTTTTCCCAGACATG GTGAACATGATCGTCTTGGGGAAACACCTGGGCATTCCGAAGCCATTTGGGCCGATCATCGACGGGCGGTGCTGCCTGGAAGAGAACGTTCGTTCCCTGCTGGAGCCGCTGGGCCTGACCTGCACCTTCATCAATGACTTTTTCTCCTACCACACCCTCTCCGGGGAGATCCATTGCGGCACCAACGTCCGCAGGAAACCCTTCTCCTTCAAGTGGTGGAATATGATCCCCTGA